A region of Schistosoma mansoni strain Puerto Rico chromosome 1, complete genome DNA encodes the following proteins:
- a CDS encoding putative nocturnin, whose amino-acid sequence MSVCESNEKPYSRSYIDLENSDKNDLKIRIMQWNMLAQGFIPLDEFIYCPCKMLSFERRCKLISEEILRYDPDVVCLQEADIIKDIVKCLNERSGRDNYSFCFLPKMSSPCLMVKNNHGPDGLAVIYRNDNYELIKSEKIPLNEDSSRYALFCHFIPKVVGHLSKSCSDIYLICLHLKAKVHCSEIRRKQGEELVKYLNSFIKRISSTSAPLNSTVFPPIFICGDFNAEPTEPVINILQNFSLNSNTLYKLTSAYYTAGGCKEPEFTTWKIRKSKRIVELTEDCHTIDYIWYCDRLCTLLGVWSIPSKNEIGPNGLPSAIFPSDHMNLIADFSLRLCK is encoded by the exons ATGTCTGTTTGTGAATCAAATGAAAAGCCCTACTCAAGGAGTTACATCGACCTAGAAAACTCTGATAAAAATGACTTAAAAATACGTATTATGCAGTGGAACATGCTTGCTCAGG GCTTTATTCCGTTGGATGAATTCATATACTGTCCTTGTAAAATGTTATCGTTTGAACGTAGATGTAAATTAATCAGTGAGGAAATCCTGCGTTATGATCCAGACGTTGTTTGCTTACAAGAAGCAGACATAATTAAAGACATAGTAAAATGTCTCAATGAGAGAAGTGGGAGAGATAATTATTCGTTTTGTTTTCTACCAAAGATGTCCTCTCCTTGTTTGATGGTCAAAAATAATCACGGGCCTGATGGACTCGCTGTTATTTATCG GAATGATAATTATGAACTGATAAAATCTGAAAAGATTCCTCTCAATGAAGACAGTTCACGTTACGCTCTTTTTTGTCACTTCATACCCAAAGTTGTTGGGCACTTAAGCAAGAGCTGCTCTGATATCTACCTAATTTGTCTTCACCTAAAAGCTAAGGTACATTGTTCTGAGATACGAAGAAAACAAGGAGAAGAActtgttaaatatttaaattcatttatcaaGCGTATTTCTTCCACTTCTGCACCTCTAAATAGCACTGTGTTTCCTCCTATTTTTatttgtggtgatttcaatGCTGAACCTACGGAACCAGTAATTAACATTTTACAAAATTTCTCTCTGAATTCTAACACACTGTACAAACTCACAAGTGCTTATTACACAGCAGGTGGTTGTAAAGAGCCTGAATTTACAACATGGAAAATCAGAAAAAGTAAACGAATTGTAGAACTTACCGAAGACTGTCACACGATTGATTATATTTGGTACTGTGATCGATTATGCACTTTGTTAGGTGTTTGGTCTATTCCATCCAAAAATGAAATTGGTCCTAATGGTCTACCGTCAGCTATATTTCCATCAGATCATATGAATTTAATTGCAGATTTCAGTTTACGTTTATGCAAGTAG